From Salinicoccus roseus, the proteins below share one genomic window:
- a CDS encoding amidohydrolase, whose product MIEEKMKEVFEHMHAHPELSYEETETTAYIYDYLEGAGFSPVKFSNTTGLYCDVGNFDEGNPIIGIRADIDALFQEVDGVKQANHSCGHDAHTSMVIGTMLKIKDDPALESRGVRFIFQPAEEVGTGALSVVDEGVVDDLDYFFGIHLRPIEEAVNGFAAPSIEHGAAGSVEFKIVGEDAHGARPHLNHNAIEVGTDIVNMLSKIHINPIIPSSVKMTRFLAGGKSLNIIPGSAECGIDMRAQTNEQMEKLKERVFTILKNIEEIYDVKIEDMEFSGIVASESHQDAIDVLRNSIVDVLGEEKCLEPIITSGGDDFHYYTVKMPELKGAMLGLGCDLKPGLHHPNMTFEHSALANGAEILYQAILNVK is encoded by the coding sequence GTGATTGAGGAAAAAATGAAAGAAGTTTTCGAACATATGCATGCGCACCCTGAACTGAGCTATGAGGAGACGGAGACGACGGCGTACATATACGACTACCTGGAGGGTGCTGGATTCAGCCCTGTCAAATTCAGCAATACGACGGGGCTCTACTGTGATGTCGGGAATTTTGACGAAGGCAATCCAATCATAGGCATCCGGGCGGATATAGATGCACTGTTCCAGGAGGTGGATGGCGTCAAGCAGGCCAATCATTCCTGTGGACATGATGCGCACACTTCGATGGTCATCGGTACGATGCTGAAAATAAAGGATGACCCTGCGCTTGAATCGAGGGGCGTGCGCTTCATTTTTCAGCCCGCAGAAGAGGTCGGGACGGGCGCACTGTCGGTCGTGGACGAAGGCGTCGTGGATGACCTGGACTACTTTTTCGGCATCCATTTGCGACCGATAGAGGAGGCAGTCAATGGATTTGCCGCGCCAAGCATTGAACATGGGGCTGCAGGATCGGTTGAATTCAAGATCGTCGGGGAGGATGCGCATGGTGCGAGGCCGCACCTGAACCATAATGCCATTGAGGTCGGTACGGATATCGTCAATATGCTCTCCAAAATACACATCAATCCTATCATCCCTTCCTCGGTCAAGATGACGCGCTTCCTCGCCGGAGGCAAGTCGCTGAACATCATACCGGGGAGTGCGGAATGCGGGATTGATATGCGTGCGCAGACCAACGAGCAGATGGAGAAGCTGAAAGAGCGCGTCTTCACCATTTTGAAGAATATCGAGGAAATATATGATGTGAAGATCGAAGATATGGAGTTCTCCGGCATTGTTGCGAGCGAGAGTCACCAGGACGCAATTGATGTACTCCGCAACTCGATTGTGGATGTGCTTGGAGAGGAGAAGTGCCTTGAGCCGATCATTACAAGTGGCGGGGATGATTTCCACTACTATACGGTCAAGATGCCGGAATTGAAAGGTGCCATGCTCGGGCTCGGCTGTGATCTGAAGCCGGGGCTCCATCACCCGAATATGACGTTCGAACATTCTGCGCTGGCAAACGGGGCGGAGATACTGTACCAGGCGATATTGAATGTAAAATGA
- a CDS encoding metallophosphoesterase: MKVSQILLGFLIASARFLYKEDKDITTTYYTHESEHVPYAFDGYKIIQVSDFHNAWFGWRSSKLLRKIRKIDGDVIFVTGDIIDRRTPNFRRSMNLVRQLVDILPAYYVTGNHEAHYRRFDKLEQAIEASGMQNISRRNDRLYIGNEYIRLIGMEDLWFYGEDGDHQVKEDFERDLEHRLEGKGDRFTIVLSHRPELLDVYGKYPVDLVFTGHAHGGQIRLPVVKGLYAPHQGVLPKYTEGVHEKSGTHMVVSRGLGNSRFPFRVFNHPEIVVMELKRK; this comes from the coding sequence ATGAAGGTCTCTCAAATCCTATTGGGATTTTTAATTGCATCGGCACGCTTTTTATATAAAGAGGATAAAGATATCACCACTACATACTACACACACGAGTCGGAACATGTACCCTATGCGTTTGATGGGTATAAGATCATCCAGGTCTCGGATTTCCACAACGCCTGGTTCGGCTGGCGCTCCTCCAAACTGCTCAGGAAGATCAGGAAAATTGACGGGGATGTGATATTCGTCACCGGTGACATCATCGACAGGCGTACACCGAACTTCCGCCGCTCCATGAACCTGGTCAGACAGCTGGTGGATATTCTGCCTGCATATTATGTGACCGGCAACCACGAGGCACATTACAGAAGGTTCGATAAGCTGGAGCAGGCGATTGAAGCGTCGGGAATGCAGAACATCAGCAGACGGAACGACCGGCTCTACATCGGCAACGAGTATATCCGGCTGATCGGCATGGAAGACCTATGGTTCTATGGAGAAGATGGGGATCATCAGGTGAAGGAAGACTTTGAGAGGGATCTCGAACACCGACTTGAAGGAAAGGGCGACCGCTTTACGATTGTACTCTCCCACCGCCCCGAACTGCTTGATGTATACGGCAAATATCCGGTGGACCTTGTATTCACAGGGCATGCGCATGGCGGTCAGATACGGCTGCCGGTCGTCAAAGGCCTGTACGCCCCCCACCAGGGCGTCCTGCCGAAATATACCGAAGGGGTCCATGAGAAGAGCGGCACACACATGGTCGTCAGCCGGGGGCTCGGCAACAGCCGGTTTCCATTCCGCGTATTCAACCATCCTGAAATCGTCGTGATGGAACTGAAAAGGAAGTAG
- a CDS encoding MBL fold metallo-hydrolase: protein MVMSRMQYGSDYKKIPAYSMGSGSDMEVLPDLFTYTNKIVNVHMVGHPDEERFVLVDAGLPDSAEEIIKVVEKRFGEGAKPEAIVLTHGHFDHVGSIIELIEKWNVPVYAHKMELPYLTGQKPYPDPDPTVEGGMMAKTAPMFPKEPIDLAGNVYALPADGTVPHMPGFEWIHTPGHTDGHVSFYRQSDGALIVGDAFVTVQQDSLYKVMVQKKEIQGPPVYFTTDWEAARASVEKLMSIEPYTAVFGHGKSLQGEELREGLRYLAANFDDIALPSHGRYVDDEK, encoded by the coding sequence ATGGTTATGAGTAGAATGCAGTATGGCAGTGACTACAAGAAAATCCCTGCGTATTCGATGGGAAGCGGGAGCGATATGGAAGTGCTCCCGGACCTGTTCACCTACACGAATAAGATTGTGAATGTGCACATGGTCGGGCATCCGGATGAAGAGCGGTTTGTGCTGGTGGATGCAGGACTTCCTGATTCCGCAGAGGAAATCATAAAAGTGGTTGAAAAGCGCTTTGGAGAAGGTGCAAAGCCTGAAGCGATTGTTCTGACGCACGGACACTTCGATCACGTCGGTTCCATCATAGAACTGATCGAGAAATGGAATGTCCCCGTCTACGCCCATAAGATGGAACTGCCTTATCTTACAGGCCAGAAGCCTTATCCTGACCCGGACCCTACCGTTGAAGGGGGCATGATGGCGAAGACGGCACCGATGTTCCCGAAAGAGCCGATCGATCTTGCGGGAAATGTCTACGCGCTGCCGGCAGACGGTACTGTGCCGCACATGCCAGGTTTCGAGTGGATCCATACACCGGGCCATACCGATGGCCATGTATCCTTCTACCGTCAATCTGATGGTGCACTGATTGTCGGTGATGCGTTTGTGACCGTCCAGCAGGATTCCCTCTATAAGGTGATGGTCCAGAAGAAGGAGATCCAGGGGCCGCCGGTCTACTTCACGACAGATTGGGAAGCGGCCCGAGCGTCGGTGGAAAAATTGATGTCCATCGAGCCGTATACGGCGGTGTTCGGACATGGGAAATCGCTCCAGGGTGAAGAGCTGCGTGAAGGGCTGCGGTATCTGGCCGCGAACTTTGATGACATTGCCCTGCCTTCCCATGGCAGATACGTGGATGACGAAAAATAG
- a CDS encoding aldo/keto reductase gives MEKIKLGGSSLEASRIVLGCMRIADMEDRALAKHINRAIELGINLFDHADIYGDGECERKFSKVLTSEVNREDILLQSKCGIRHAGDSNRKEDQYYDLSKDYILDSVDGILERLGTDYLDLLMLHRPDALMEPGEIAEAFDRLHDSGKVRHFGLSNFHTTQFNFVQKHTDHKLVTNQVQFGVGAPHMINSRMQANTPFEGAGDRDGGLLEHSRLNDVTLQAWSPFHYGYFEGIIMDDPKYRTLNDVLEDIGHSHGLTKNAVAVAWILRHPANMQTIIGTTNTSRLEDIAKAGDIRLSREEWYRIYKAAGHMLP, from the coding sequence ATGGAAAAGATTAAACTTGGCGGCTCATCACTAGAAGCTTCCAGAATCGTACTGGGATGCATGCGCATCGCCGATATGGAGGACCGTGCACTTGCAAAGCACATCAACAGGGCGATCGAGCTCGGCATCAACCTGTTCGACCACGCTGACATCTATGGTGACGGCGAATGCGAACGCAAGTTCAGCAAAGTCCTCACTTCAGAGGTGAATCGGGAGGATATACTGCTCCAGAGCAAGTGCGGCATCCGCCACGCTGGAGACAGCAACAGAAAAGAAGACCAATACTACGACCTGTCCAAAGATTATATCCTTGATTCCGTCGACGGCATTCTGGAACGGCTCGGTACAGATTACCTGGACCTTCTGATGCTGCATCGGCCGGATGCACTGATGGAACCTGGAGAAATTGCAGAAGCCTTTGACAGGCTGCATGACAGCGGTAAAGTCAGGCACTTTGGGCTCAGCAATTTCCACACCACACAGTTCAACTTCGTGCAGAAGCATACGGACCATAAGCTCGTTACAAATCAGGTTCAGTTCGGGGTTGGTGCACCGCATATGATCAACAGCCGGATGCAGGCCAATACGCCGTTTGAAGGCGCCGGAGACCGCGATGGCGGCCTGCTTGAACATTCCCGTCTGAATGACGTCACGCTGCAGGCATGGTCGCCTTTCCATTACGGCTATTTTGAAGGCATCATCATGGACGACCCGAAATACAGAACGCTCAATGATGTATTGGAAGACATCGGCCACTCCCACGGACTGACCAAAAATGCAGTCGCTGTCGCCTGGATACTCAGGCACCCTGCCAATATGCAGACCATCATCGGAACAACGAATACATCAAGGCTCGAGGATATCGCAAAAGCCGGGGATATCAGATTGTCCCGGGAAGAATGGTACCGCATCTATAAGGCTGCCGGGCATATGCTGCCATAG
- a CDS encoding MMPL family transporter, whose amino-acid sequence MKHILKFKWPITALMLIFAVTTYILAPNLTQLAAEKGDVQLSDDSPSEQARQFLEEYDQDKETMSLVLEFDGEVMPHESDIVSYIDEIESVEGVENVINPFDFEDDVQENFINDGNGVIMIPMDYVGPVNDIGGVADSIEEMNPTEADTSMTSNELIQNTVEQDAMEGIQSTEMFTVIIVVAVLLLMFRSIVTPFIPVAVVGVAYLIGQSFVAWFVEWFGFPISPQTQSFLIVILFGIGTDYCILLLNRFKEELEHHDKYDAIIRTFSTGGKTVFISGLSGAIVFGVLYFANFEIYRSAVGVALGVVFLLLSLFTLLPALMHLLGKYIFWPNIKKTEFKESRLWTPLGIFSLKYPTRIIFSIFAILIAVALFYDDEVNFDSIEELDNEYSAVHATNVVSENFDEGQLFPVRVIVSNGDDLLTQESLSRLDAVASTVSSLEGVQEVQTITRPAGEEIEDLGVRNQLEQANEGIADMQDGLSDISEGLTDASDSLANNDMGGGDLSELESGIDEINGNIGQITEYMTQTGDVEGAAQQLSQVQEGLTTLSGEVAAANTQMNEQQTAANEQLTELSNGLRDSAEGIDEIQDGLEEVSTLLGEISENEAVDQTGIHVPQSFIDNDDIQDAADQYAFGDNEALIMNVILADDPYSHEAMATLNEIEETVDGELQRLDRESTESYFSGVTSMNRDLNQISNDDYNRVVTIFILTLFVILAIIFRSLILPISMISSIFITYFASVTITQWLLGFFGYGELNWAVPFFSLIIFAALGIDYSIFIIDRFREELTGRSIRDAIEQSIRRMGGVVITAVIILSGTFAALLPSGMIILIQVASIIIFALLFYAFIVLPLLVPAFVITFGRGNWWPFRMPGGREREHKFRDKE is encoded by the coding sequence ATGAAACACATTCTTAAGTTCAAATGGCCGATTACAGCATTGATGCTGATCTTTGCCGTAACAACCTATATCCTTGCTCCAAACCTTACCCAGTTGGCTGCAGAGAAGGGGGACGTCCAGCTGTCCGATGATTCTCCAAGTGAACAGGCACGGCAGTTCCTTGAAGAATACGATCAGGACAAGGAAACAATGTCGCTTGTGCTGGAATTCGATGGCGAGGTCATGCCACATGAATCCGACATCGTTTCATACATCGATGAGATAGAATCGGTGGAAGGTGTTGAAAATGTCATCAACCCATTCGATTTTGAAGATGATGTGCAGGAAAACTTCATCAACGATGGGAATGGCGTGATCATGATTCCAATGGACTATGTCGGTCCGGTCAATGACATCGGTGGTGTCGCAGATTCCATCGAGGAGATGAATCCGACCGAAGCCGACACTTCCATGACTTCCAATGAACTGATCCAGAATACGGTGGAGCAGGATGCCATGGAAGGCATCCAGTCCACTGAAATGTTTACTGTGATCATCGTCGTAGCAGTACTGCTGCTCATGTTCCGCTCCATCGTCACACCTTTCATACCTGTAGCGGTAGTCGGTGTGGCCTATCTGATCGGACAGTCGTTCGTTGCCTGGTTTGTGGAATGGTTCGGGTTTCCGATCTCGCCACAGACCCAGAGTTTCCTGATCGTCATCCTGTTCGGCATCGGGACCGACTACTGTATACTGCTGCTCAACCGCTTCAAGGAGGAGCTCGAGCATCACGACAAGTACGATGCTATCATCCGCACCTTCTCCACCGGCGGCAAGACGGTCTTCATCAGCGGACTTTCAGGTGCGATCGTATTCGGTGTACTCTACTTTGCAAACTTCGAGATATACCGCTCGGCAGTCGGCGTGGCACTTGGTGTCGTCTTCCTGCTGCTGTCGCTCTTCACCCTGCTTCCCGCCCTCATGCACCTGCTCGGCAAGTACATATTCTGGCCGAACATCAAGAAGACGGAATTCAAGGAAAGCAGGCTGTGGACGCCGCTCGGCATCTTCTCATTGAAATATCCGACACGCATCATCTTCTCCATCTTCGCCATACTGATAGCAGTCGCGCTCTTCTATGATGACGAAGTGAACTTCGATTCCATCGAGGAACTGGACAATGAGTACTCTGCAGTACATGCCACCAACGTCGTCAGTGAGAACTTCGATGAAGGCCAGCTCTTCCCTGTCCGGGTCATCGTCTCGAACGGTGATGATCTGCTGACCCAGGAAAGCCTCTCAAGACTTGATGCCGTGGCTTCCACAGTCTCAAGCCTTGAAGGTGTACAGGAAGTGCAGACCATCACACGTCCGGCAGGTGAAGAGATTGAAGATCTTGGTGTCCGCAATCAGCTTGAACAGGCCAATGAAGGCATTGCTGATATGCAGGACGGGCTGAGTGACATATCAGAAGGACTGACTGATGCGAGCGACAGCCTTGCCAATAATGACATGGGAGGGGGAGACCTTTCCGAACTCGAATCCGGCATCGATGAAATCAACGGCAATATCGGCCAGATCACCGAGTACATGACACAGACCGGAGATGTTGAAGGCGCTGCCCAGCAGCTGTCACAAGTTCAGGAAGGGTTGACCACCCTTTCCGGGGAAGTCGCAGCCGCCAATACACAGATGAATGAGCAGCAGACAGCCGCCAACGAGCAGCTGACGGAGCTCTCCAATGGATTGCGCGATTCCGCCGAAGGCATCGATGAGATTCAGGATGGACTCGAAGAAGTGTCCACCCTACTTGGTGAGATCAGCGAAAACGAAGCCGTCGACCAGACCGGCATACACGTGCCGCAGTCCTTCATAGACAACGATGACATCCAGGATGCTGCCGATCAGTATGCATTCGGCGATAATGAAGCATTGATCATGAACGTCATTCTGGCTGATGACCCATACAGCCATGAAGCCATGGCGACACTGAATGAGATTGAAGAGACGGTCGACGGGGAACTTCAGCGTCTCGACCGGGAATCCACAGAATCCTACTTCTCAGGTGTAACAAGCATGAACCGGGACCTGAACCAGATTTCCAATGATGACTACAATCGTGTCGTAACGATATTCATACTGACACTGTTCGTCATCCTTGCCATCATCTTCAGATCCCTGATCCTGCCGATTTCAATGATCAGTTCCATATTCATCACCTATTTCGCCTCCGTCACCATCACACAATGGCTGCTTGGATTCTTCGGCTACGGTGAATTGAACTGGGCTGTGCCATTCTTCAGTCTGATCATATTCGCGGCACTCGGCATCGACTACTCCATATTCATCATAGACCGGTTCAGGGAGGAACTGACCGGACGCAGTATACGCGATGCCATTGAACAGTCCATCAGACGCATGGGTGGTGTCGTCATCACTGCAGTCATCATCCTGTCCGGTACGTTTGCCGCGCTGCTGCCATCCGGCATGATCATTCTGATCCAGGTCGCAAGCATCATCATCTTCGCCCTGCTATTCTATGCCTTCATCGTACTGCCGCTTCTCGTGCCGGCCTTCGTAATCACATTCGGCCGCGGCAACTGGTGGCCATTCAGGATGCCGGGCGGCAGAGAACGTGAGCATAAGTTTAGGGACAAGGAATAA
- the menC gene encoding o-succinylbenzoate synthase: protein MNIKEIKLHQLLMKMKTPFTTSFGTQQDRHITIVEAIDDAGRSGFGECVSGEDPLYSEEFMDASIIAMKKYFAPIVIHEEITHPDDVWEKFKPFKRNNMAKSAIEGAVWDLYAKQNDMTLAEAIGGRKEKVDVGVSLGLEDTDELLLEKVKEKVDEGYKRIKVKIKPGRDVEMIRSIRDRFGDIPLMVDANSAYTLDDMETLKALDEFNLMMIEQPLAAGDLIDHAKLQKEISTPVCLDESIDSYEAARGAIELRSCRIINVKVGRVGGITQSKKIHDLAAQHDIPLWCGGMLEAGVGRLHNIAITTLGNFTLPGDTASSSRYWYEDIITPEVVAEDGVVEVSREPGIGAEVDFGKMEQYLQKTESITEADTVDMIFYD, encoded by the coding sequence ATGAATATTAAAGAAATCAAACTGCATCAGCTCCTGATGAAGATGAAGACACCATTCACGACGAGCTTCGGCACACAGCAGGATCGCCACATCACCATTGTAGAAGCGATAGACGACGCCGGCCGTTCCGGCTTCGGGGAATGCGTCTCCGGAGAGGACCCGCTCTATTCCGAAGAATTCATGGACGCCTCAATCATCGCGATGAAGAAGTATTTCGCACCGATCGTCATCCATGAGGAAATCACCCATCCGGATGACGTATGGGAAAAGTTCAAACCGTTCAAGCGGAACAACATGGCCAAATCGGCAATTGAAGGGGCCGTCTGGGACCTCTACGCCAAGCAGAATGACATGACGCTTGCCGAAGCCATCGGAGGCAGAAAGGAGAAGGTCGACGTCGGTGTTTCCTTAGGCCTTGAGGATACGGATGAACTCCTCCTCGAGAAAGTGAAGGAGAAGGTCGACGAAGGATACAAACGGATCAAAGTGAAGATCAAACCCGGACGCGACGTAGAAATGATCCGCAGCATCAGGGACCGTTTCGGCGACATCCCACTCATGGTGGATGCGAACTCCGCCTATACGCTCGATGATATGGAGACGCTTAAGGCACTCGATGAATTCAACCTGATGATGATCGAACAGCCCCTCGCTGCCGGCGACCTCATCGACCACGCCAAACTGCAGAAGGAAATCAGCACACCGGTATGCCTCGATGAAAGCATCGACTCCTATGAAGCCGCACGCGGCGCCATAGAACTCCGAAGCTGCCGGATCATCAACGTAAAGGTCGGCCGTGTCGGCGGCATCACCCAATCCAAAAAGATCCATGACCTGGCAGCACAGCATGACATTCCACTGTGGTGCGGCGGCATGCTCGAAGCAGGCGTCGGCCGCCTGCACAACATCGCCATCACAACACTCGGCAACTTCACCCTGCCGGGTGATACCGCTTCATCCAGCCGATACTGGTATGAAGACATCATCACACCGGAAGTCGTCGCTGAAGACGGCGTCGTCGAAGTCAGCAGGGAACCGGGCATCGGTGCAGAAGTTGATTTCGGCAAGATGGAGCAATACCTGCAGAAGACGGAGTCCATTACAGAAGCAGACACCGTCGATATGATCTTCTATGATTGA
- a CDS encoding PQQ-dependent sugar dehydrogenase produces MILVLGACSNEAASNGPDTGEGETLAKNLETPWMIEKTEEGFYISERGGTLKLVSDGEVTVQPLELDRETNASGEGGLLGFIVHPNDTETAFLYHTYSDDGEKNRVVEMKREGSAWSESGVIVEDIPGGTIHNGGRMDIGPDGHLYITTGDAGNGEYSQDTNSLAGKILKVALDGSIPEDNPFDNEVFSYGHRNPQGLAWDENGTLYATEHGPSGHDEINVIKPGANYGWPVVKGDEEEAGIETPLYHTGSDTWAPSGIAYDGETLYIAALRGSEVIAFDLSSNSASTFYDEGSRMRDVLVEDGRLYTITNNTDGRGDPSEDDDRLLELKME; encoded by the coding sequence ATGATTCTCGTCCTTGGAGCATGCAGCAATGAAGCGGCGAGCAATGGTCCCGATACGGGGGAAGGGGAAACATTGGCAAAGAACTTGGAGACGCCATGGATGATCGAGAAGACGGAAGAAGGATTCTATATTTCCGAAAGGGGAGGCACCCTGAAGCTGGTGAGTGACGGTGAAGTGACTGTTCAGCCCCTTGAACTCGACCGGGAAACCAATGCTTCAGGAGAAGGGGGCCTGCTAGGATTCATCGTGCACCCGAACGACACCGAGACCGCCTTCCTCTATCATACATATTCGGATGATGGAGAGAAGAATCGGGTCGTCGAGATGAAGCGGGAGGGCTCTGCATGGTCAGAATCCGGCGTCATCGTTGAAGATATTCCCGGAGGGACTATCCACAATGGCGGCAGAATGGATATCGGACCGGATGGTCACCTCTACATCACTACCGGTGATGCCGGTAATGGGGAGTACAGCCAGGACACAAACAGTCTGGCTGGGAAGATATTGAAGGTTGCCCTAGATGGTTCGATTCCGGAGGACAATCCTTTTGATAATGAAGTGTTCAGCTACGGCCATCGTAACCCGCAGGGGCTGGCATGGGATGAAAATGGGACCCTCTATGCTACAGAACATGGACCAAGCGGACATGATGAAATCAATGTCATCAAGCCGGGTGCCAATTATGGATGGCCGGTGGTTAAAGGCGATGAAGAAGAAGCGGGGATCGAAACTCCGTTGTATCATACGGGATCTGATACATGGGCGCCCTCGGGCATTGCCTATGACGGTGAGACGCTTTATATCGCAGCACTTAGGGGCAGTGAGGTCATCGCCTTTGACCTGTCCTCTAATTCCGCTTCCACCTTCTATGATGAGGGCAGCCGTATGCGGGATGTACTTGTAGAAGACGGTCGGCTGTACACCATCACCAATAACACCGATGGACGGGGGGACCCATCAGAGGATGATGACCGGCTGCTTGAGCTGAAAATGGAATAG
- a CDS encoding YfcC family protein, which translates to MSNNDSTEEKDGKREKRGFRLPDAYAILFFFLVLAAAATYIIPAGTFETEQSAEGIDVIIPGTYSIIDSNPAGFLDIFSAIVEGLVSTANLIFLVLIIGGVFAVIERTGAIDALVTKIIRITKNKEWLLIALVMIVFSIFGTLGIIVNAVIAFIPLGIILARSMKMDAIIGVSIIYLGAYVGFGVAILDPLTIGFAQEIAEIPLFSGAPERVVMYLITLAATMAYVIWYANRIKKDPERSILKGNPFPKNPKEAEGLGQQDMKLKHILVLLALAGGIGAYVTGVFVAEWSLGEMSAVFLVIMVATALIGRIHVNEMISTFIEGANTVLYGALIIGMARSIVVLLEQGMILDSIVNFMAIIMDPFSSTMGAIMMFIANGLFNLIVTSGSGQAAIVMPIMAPLADIMDFPRQIAVQAYTMGDGFTNIITPLSGVLMANLAIAGVPYTKWFRFALPLVLIWYVLGIIYIIVLVAINWGPV; encoded by the coding sequence ATGAGCAACAATGATTCGACTGAAGAAAAGGATGGAAAACGCGAAAAGAGGGGATTCCGCCTCCCGGATGCCTACGCGATACTTTTCTTCTTCCTCGTGCTGGCAGCAGCAGCTACATACATAATTCCAGCAGGAACCTTTGAAACCGAACAGTCTGCAGAAGGCATCGATGTCATCATTCCAGGCACCTACAGCATCATCGATTCGAACCCGGCCGGATTCCTCGATATCTTCAGCGCAATCGTCGAGGGACTCGTCAGTACAGCGAACCTGATCTTCCTCGTTCTCATCATCGGCGGTGTATTCGCCGTCATCGAACGAACCGGTGCCATTGATGCACTGGTCACTAAGATCATCCGCATCACAAAGAATAAGGAATGGCTGCTCATCGCGCTCGTCATGATCGTGTTCTCCATATTCGGCACACTCGGCATCATCGTCAATGCGGTTATCGCCTTCATCCCGCTCGGCATCATCCTTGCCCGCTCTATGAAGATGGACGCGATCATCGGTGTATCGATCATCTACCTCGGGGCCTATGTCGGCTTCGGTGTGGCCATCCTCGATCCGCTCACAATCGGCTTCGCCCAAGAAATCGCTGAAATCCCTCTATTCTCCGGCGCGCCTGAACGTGTCGTCATGTACCTCATCACGCTTGCTGCCACCATGGCCTATGTCATCTGGTATGCGAACCGCATCAAGAAGGACCCGGAACGCAGCATACTGAAGGGCAACCCCTTCCCAAAAAACCCCAAGGAGGCTGAAGGTCTCGGTCAGCAGGATATGAAACTGAAGCACATCCTCGTGCTGCTTGCCCTGGCAGGCGGCATCGGCGCCTATGTCACAGGTGTATTCGTGGCGGAGTGGAGCCTCGGTGAAATGTCTGCCGTCTTCCTCGTCATCATGGTGGCCACGGCACTCATCGGCAGAATCCATGTGAATGAAATGATATCCACTTTCATCGAAGGGGCGAATACCGTTCTCTACGGTGCCCTCATCATTGGGATGGCCCGTTCCATCGTAGTGCTGCTCGAGCAGGGCATGATCCTGGACAGTATCGTCAATTTCATGGCCATCATCATGGATCCCTTCTCAAGCACAATGGGGGCGATCATGATGTTCATCGCCAACGGCCTGTTCAACCTGATCGTCACTTCCGGCAGCGGCCAGGCCGCCATCGTCATGCCGATCATGGCTCCGCTTGCAGACATCATGGACTTCCCGCGCCAGATTGCCGTACAGGCCTATACGATGGGTGACGGCTTCACCAACATCATCACACCGTTGTCCGGCGTCCTGATGGCAAACCTTGCCATCGCAGGCGTTCCATATACAAAATGGTTCAGGTTCGCCCTACCGCTTGTACTTATCTGGTATGTCCTCGGCATTATCTATATAATTGTACTTGTAGCAATAAACTGGGGTCCAGTATAG
- a CDS encoding LysE family translocator has product MDNLLAYSTVVLVLAMLPGADMMIIMKNTLNYNSNAGRVTILGIILGHLFWTFIAVIGLAVVIANSILLFSTIKYIGAAYLVYIGIKSFTAGQLVSMNELKDGGGQAKGHMKASFRQGLISNIFNPKVLLLYITIMPQFMTVGGSIGENQQLIILAGILIGISTVWFLIVVELVNIMKRWLKSRTFQNWLSKGAGVVLILFGIRTALEA; this is encoded by the coding sequence ATGGATAATCTGCTTGCATACAGCACAGTGGTGCTCGTGTTGGCCATGCTGCCGGGAGCGGACATGATGATCATCATGAAGAATACGCTGAACTATAACAGCAACGCCGGGAGAGTGACGATCCTTGGCATCATTCTCGGGCATCTGTTCTGGACATTCATCGCAGTCATCGGACTGGCGGTCGTCATCGCTAATTCGATCCTTTTATTCAGCACAATAAAGTACATTGGTGCAGCCTACCTTGTCTACATAGGCATCAAGAGCTTCACAGCCGGTCAACTCGTTTCGATGAATGAACTGAAGGATGGGGGCGGCCAGGCGAAGGGGCATATGAAGGCATCCTTCAGGCAGGGGCTCATCAGCAACATCTTCAATCCGAAAGTTCTGCTGCTCTATATCACCATCATGCCGCAGTTCATGACAGTGGGCGGAAGCATCGGGGAAAACCAGCAGCTGATCATACTCGCAGGCATACTGATCGGGATTTCTACAGTCTGGTTCCTCATCGTCGTCGAACTTGTAAACATAATGAAGAGATGGCTCAAGAGCAGAACTTTCCAGAACTGGCTGTCGAAAGGCGCCGGAGTAGTCCTGATCCTATTCGGCATCAGAACGGCACTCGAGGCTTAG